The sequence ATGGCCCATTTTTCATGTTCGATACGAAATTTGCAATCGTGCTGCGGGAAGACTTGCCCGTCTGGCAGAAGCTCAACGTCACCGCCTTCCTGACCAGCGGCATCGTCGCGCAGTTTCCCGACATCATCGGCGAGCCATATCGCGACCGATCCGGCAATCTCTACAATCCGCTGTCGATCCAGCCGGTCATCGTGCTGTCGGCCGACCAGGCGACGCTGGCCACCATCCACCGGCGCGCGCTGGAGCGCGGCGTGACGACCTCGCTCTATGTCGAGGAGATGTTTTCCACCGGCTTCGACGCCGCCAACCGCGCCGTTTTCGCGCAATTCGCGCCGGAAGACGCCAAGGTGGTCGGCATCGCCCTGCGTGCCGAGAAGAAGGTGGTCGACAAGATCACCAAGGGCGCCCGTATGCATACATAAGGATTTCAACCAGCTCGCTGCCGCCGATCGAGATGAGCGGCATACAGTGCCGCCGACAATGCGAGTGCCGCAGATATCAGCATCGTGACCAACAGCGCAGGGATTGACCTTGCCAGGAACAGGCCGGCGATGGCGGCTATGAGTGCCCCGCCGCCGATCCGCATTGCGGCGGCCAGTCCTGCGGCGGTGCCGACCAGGTCCTGTCGTACCGACAAGGCGCCGCTGTTGGCGGCAGGCATGGTCAATCCATTGCCGACGCCAATGAACAGGCAAGGTCCAAAGAAGGCCAGGATGTGCGTGATGCCAAAGCATGACAGGACCAGACCGACCAACAGGCCGGCGCAGGTCAGGAGGCGCGCAAGAACGAGTATGGCGCCCAGTGACGTCTTCGAGGCGTAACGCCCGGCCAGATAGCTGCCGAGAATGAAGCCGGTCGGAACCAGTCCCATGTAGAAGCCGAGCTTCGCGCTTGATCCACCGAGCGCGTCACCGACGACCAATGGGGCTCCGCCCAGGAACACATAAAGCACCCCCATCGAGGCGGCCATGCACAGTGTGTAGCCCCAAACCGCGCCGAACCCAGGAGCACCCGATAGGAGGCAAGGTAGTTCCTGTTCGATCTCGGCAATGGAATTCTTCTGATCTCGCGCATGGACAGGGCGAAGGCAGTTATCCCGAGGATCGCAAAGACAACGAAGCTTGAGCGCCATCCGAACAATTCGTCCAGCGACCCGCCAAACAAAGGACCGACCATGGGCGCCAGCGCCCACCCCATGGCGAGATAACCGAATTTGCTGGCGGCTTCGCGCTCGTCCGATGTCTCCTTAACGATGACCAGAGCGACCGAATAGCAGGGGCCGATGCACGCCTGCATCGCGCGAAACAGAAGAAAAGTGCCGATATTGGGAGCCAGAGCGCAGCCGATGGACGCCGCGACAAAGATCGAGAGAGATATCAAGACGACCGGCCTGCGCCCAAATCGGTCCGATAGTGTGCCTCCGATGGCCTCTATGACGGCGGTGATGATCGCAAAGCCGGCAACCGACAGATTGACCAATGCGAAATCGGCTCGGAACGTTGCGGCAATGTTCGGCAGCGACGGCAAAATCATGTTCACCGGCAACACGGCAAGAGCCGAAAGCAGGATAAGGGTAATTAGCCGGGGTGGAGCAACGGGTTTGGTGATGACCGTTGTCTCGAGCATGTCCGTGCCCGGACTCCGAATGGGGTTATCGTTCGCCATGATCTCGCTCGCCTTGTCGGTGGATTGAAGGGAGGGTCTGACGGGGCGGCTAAATTCCGGGCATAAAAAAGGCCCCGTCAGGAGCCTGCTTACCGCGCATGGGTGCTTTCGCCGGATGGTTACACCATCCTGCCCATGCGCTCCCTTACGACGATCAAAGCCGTTGCGATGTTCATGGCACCAGAGCTAGGCGCAAAAGGTGCATATCGTCAAGGCAGCACGCTCTCGACGTCGATCGGCAACAGAGCCATGCATGTGGCCTGCTGGAGCAACTCC is a genomic window of Mesorhizobium huakuii containing:
- a CDS encoding DUF2000 family protein yields the protein MFDTKFAIVLREDLPVWQKLNVTAFLTSGIVAQFPDIIGEPYRDRSGNLYNPLSIQPVIVLSADQATLATIHRRALERGVTTSLYVEEMFSTGFDAANRAVFAQFAPEDAKVVGIALRAEKKVVDKITKGARMHT